A genomic window from Chloroflexota bacterium includes:
- a CDS encoding ABC-2 transporter permease, whose amino-acid sequence MLHQIFAITIKDLKILFKDRGGMIVLFAMPAMFILVMSTALQSSFSVGGSDNPIELLVVNQDRGGLAEKAITEIGDLDGITLISTVDGTALSVETADRMISNGDYSVALVFPADFEERILAAATDPQAGEATITFIADPTTSTQFLGPIQGTVQGFIQQAAAYAQAPRQIEAGFASLSEEVPPAQVQFVNQIGEAFVDAMTEAGGLENEGSLGVRFEQVAPSDFAVTEFPDSVEQNVPGYTIFGVFFIVQVIATSLLSEKQNGTFRRLLAAPLSQPALLLGKLLPYYLVNLLQVALMFTIGALVFDMNLGNAPLALVLVTLATAAAATGMGLLVASFGKTPEQIGGLSTLLALTLAAVGGMMVPTFVMPEFMQAISKISPHAWALAGYQDVIVRGLGLQSVLPEAGVLMAFAVVFFGIAVWRFRFD is encoded by the coding sequence ATGCTACACCAAATATTCGCCATAACCATTAAGGATCTAAAAATCCTGTTCAAAGACCGTGGAGGGATGATCGTTTTATTCGCCATGCCGGCCATGTTCATCCTCGTGATGAGTACAGCCCTGCAAAGCTCTTTTTCGGTTGGCGGCAGTGATAACCCTATTGAACTTCTTGTCGTCAATCAGGATCGCGGCGGCCTCGCTGAGAAAGCCATCACAGAGATCGGCGATCTCGATGGGATCACATTGATTTCTACCGTCGATGGCACGGCATTGAGCGTCGAAACTGCTGATCGCATGATTAGCAATGGCGATTACTCCGTGGCATTAGTCTTTCCTGCCGATTTCGAGGAGCGCATTTTAGCAGCCGCCACCGATCCCCAGGCGGGTGAAGCGACGATCACTTTCATCGCCGACCCCACGACCAGCACGCAATTCCTGGGCCCCATCCAGGGGACGGTGCAAGGTTTCATCCAACAGGCTGCGGCCTACGCCCAGGCCCCCCGTCAAATTGAGGCCGGATTCGCCTCCCTGTCCGAAGAAGTTCCCCCGGCGCAGGTGCAATTTGTCAACCAGATTGGCGAGGCTTTTGTCGATGCCATGACTGAAGCGGGCGGTCTGGAGAACGAAGGCAGCCTGGGCGTGCGCTTCGAACAGGTCGCTCCCAGTGATTTTGCCGTGACCGAATTTCCTGACTCGGTCGAGCAAAATGTGCCCGGCTACACCATCTTTGGCGTGTTCTTCATCGTGCAGGTGATTGCCACGAGCTTGCTCAGCGAAAAACAAAATGGAACCTTTCGGCGGTTGCTGGCGGCCCCGCTTTCACAGCCGGCATTACTTTTGGGCAAACTGCTGCCTTATTATCTGGTAAATCTGCTGCAAGTCGCCCTGATGTTCACCATCGGCGCGCTGGTATTCGATATGAATTTGGGGAATGCTCCGCTGGCGCTGGTACTGGTGACGCTGGCAACCGCGGCCGCCGCCACAGGCATGGGACTCTTGGTAGCTTCCTTTGGCAAGACCCCCGAGCAGATTGGCGGCCTCTCCACTCTGCTAGCGCTCACCCTGGCAGCAGTCGGCGGCATGATGGTCCCCACCTTTGTAATGCCAGAGTTCATGCAAGCAATTTCGAAGATTTCTCCTCACGCATGGGCTTTAGCCGGGTATCAGGATGTGATCGTGCGCGGTCTGGGTTTGCAGTCTGTTTTGCCCGAGGCTGGGGTGTTGATGGCTTTTGCAGTGGTGTTCTTTGGCATCGCTGTTTGGCGCTTCCGATTTGACTAG
- a CDS encoding ABC transporter ATP-binding protein, with translation MLSVQDLYKSYGDNHAVRGVSFEIARGEVFGLLGPNGAGKTTSISMLTGLLEPTSGSVQVDNMPFGKNGYAVKAKLGLVPQELALYPTLSARDNLIFFGRIYGLRGKQLKMRADEVLAMVGLADRADEAIETYSGGMKRRINIAAGLLHEPEILFLDEPTVGVDPQSRNAIFESVEALNRNGLTILYTTHYMEEAQRLCDRVAIMDRGEIIALDSPKALMSGLGGGIIRLGLHNGHIDTVSQRGSEHPAIKSITRTDGMMIVETHQAQAALMGLLEITNQLDAHITSLEVLEPNLETVFLTLTGKNLRD, from the coding sequence ATCCTACGGCGACAACCATGCCGTGCGCGGCGTTTCTTTTGAAATTGCCCGCGGCGAGGTATTCGGTCTATTGGGGCCGAATGGAGCCGGGAAAACCACCAGTATTTCTATGCTCACGGGTTTGCTGGAACCGACTTCTGGGAGTGTGCAGGTGGACAATATGCCATTTGGGAAAAATGGCTATGCTGTCAAAGCTAAATTGGGACTGGTTCCCCAAGAGTTGGCTCTATATCCTACCCTCTCAGCGCGTGATAACTTGATCTTTTTCGGGCGCATCTATGGGTTGCGCGGAAAGCAGCTCAAGATGCGCGCCGATGAAGTGTTGGCGATGGTCGGCCTGGCCGATAGAGCGGATGAAGCCATTGAAACTTACTCTGGCGGGATGAAGCGGCGCATCAATATCGCAGCCGGGCTGCTCCACGAACCGGAGATTCTCTTCCTCGATGAGCCAACCGTGGGCGTTGATCCGCAAAGCCGCAATGCCATCTTCGAGAGTGTCGAAGCCCTCAACCGGAATGGTCTGACCATTCTGTATACCACGCATTACATGGAAGAAGCTCAGCGTCTGTGCGATCGCGTTGCCATTATGGATCGCGGCGAGATTATTGCGCTGGATTCACCCAAGGCCTTGATGTCCGGTCTGGGCGGCGGCATCATCCGCCTGGGATTGCACAACGGGCATATTGATACAGTCAGCCAACGCGGGAGTGAGCACCCTGCCATAAAATCCATCACCCGTACAGATGGCATGATGATCGTCGAAACGCATCAGGCTCAGGCCGCGCTGATGGGACTGCTCGAAATCACCAATCAGCTCGATGCCCACATCACTTCATTGGAAGTGCTGGAGCCCAACCTTGAAACCGTCTTCCTGACTTTAACGGGAAAGAATCTCAGAGACTAA